One Epinephelus fuscoguttatus linkage group LG10, E.fuscoguttatus.final_Chr_v1 genomic window carries:
- the LOC125895410 gene encoding ephrin type-B receptor 3-like isoform X4, which produces MTMDYFLLLCSLLLPVVSSVEETLMDTKWATTELAWTAHPETGWEEVSGYDDAMNPIRTYQVCNVRELNQNNWLRSDFIPRKDVLRVYVEMKFTVRDCNSIPNIPGSCKETFNLFYYESDSDSATATSPFWMENPYVKVDTIAPDESFSMLESGRVNTKVRSFGPLSKAGFYLAFQDLGACMSLISVRVFYKKCSTTIANFAVFPETATGAEATSLVIAPGTCVPNALEVSVPLKLYCNGDGEWMVPVGACTCSAGFEPAMKDTQCQACSPGTFKSKQGDSFCLPCPANSRASSGASSICSCRNGYYRSDTDSPDSPCTTVPSAPRSVISSVNETSLVLEWSDPRDLGGREDIFYNVICKKCLPERGMCSRCDDNVDISPRHLGLTQRRVAVRNLQAHTQYSFEIQAVNGVSNKSPYSPQFSAVNITTNQAAPSAVPTVHLMAATASTMSLSWLPPEKPNGIILDYEIKYHEKVSGNDQGEAIAHTMTAQRSNARIEGLKAGTPYVVQVRARTVAGYGRYSSPADFSTNLQTDPPKSWQEQLPLIVGSATATLVFIIAVVVIAIVCLRKQRNGSESEYTEKLQQYKSPIVTPGMKVYIDPFTYEDPNEAVREFAKEIDVSCVKIEEVIGAGEFGEVCRGRLKLPGRREIIVAIKTLKVGYTDRQRRDFLSEASIMGQFDHPNIIRLEGVVTKSRPVMIVTEFMENGALDSFLRLNDGQFTVIQLVGMLRGIAAGMKYLSDMNYVHRDLAARNILVNSNLVCKVSDFGLSRFLEDDPTDPTYTSSLGGKIPIRWTAPEAIAYRKFTSASDVWSYGIVMWEVMSYGERPYWDMSNQDVINAVEQDYRLPPPMDCPTALHQLMLDCWVKERNLRPKFTQIVATLDKLIRNAASLKVVTNSTQSTGVSQPLLDRCVPDYTTFTTVGDWLDAIKMSRYRDNFVNAGFASFDLVAQMTAEDLLRIGVTLAGHQKKILGSIQDMRLQMNQTLPVQV; this is translated from the exons AGACGCTGATGGACACGAAGTGGGCCACGACAGAATTAGCCTGGACTGCACACCCTGAGACCGGG TGGGAAGAGGTGAGTGGCTATGATGATGCCATGAACCCCATCCGGACGTACCAAGTCTGCAATGTACGTGAGCTCAACCAGAATAACTGGCTACGCAGTGACTTCATCCCTCGAAAGGACGTGCTGCGTGTATATGTGGAGATGAAATTCACAGTGCGCGATTGCAACAGCATTCCCAACATCCCAGGTTCCTGCAAAGAGACCTTCAACCTCTTCTACTATGAGTCTGACTCGGACTCAGCCACAGCCACCAGCCCTTTCTGGATGGAGAACCCTTATGTGAAGGTGGACACTATTGCCCCAGATGAGAGCTTTTCCATGCTTGAGTCTGGGCGGGTAAACACAAAAGTCCGAAGTTTCGGGCCATTGTCCAAAGCCGGGTTCTACTTGGCCTTCCAGGACCTTGGTGCTTGCATGTCGCTCATCTCAGTGAGGGTCTTTTACAAGAAGTGCTCCACCACCATCGCCAACTTTGCCGTTTTCCCGGAGACAGCGACTGGGGCTGAGGCAACCTCTTTGGTCATTGCGCCAGGAACTTGCGTCCCCAATGCCCTGGAGGTGTCCGTGCCATTGAAGCTTTATTGCAACGGAGATGGCGAGTGGATGGTTCCCGTAGGAGCCTGCACCTGCTCAGCTGGTTTTGAACCAGCCATGAAGGATACCCAATGTCAAG CTTGCAGCCCTGGCACCTTCAAGTCTAAACAGGGAGACAGCTTCTGCCTGCCCTGTCCAGCCAACAGCCGTGCCAGCTCAGGGGCATCCAGCATTTGCTCCTGTCGAAATGGTTACTACCGCTCAGACACGGATTCTCCTGATTCCCCCTGTACCA CTGTTCCCTCAGCACCACGCAGTGTCATCTCCAGTGTTAACGAAACCTCGCTTGTACTGGAATGGAGTGACCCTCGTGACTTGGGTGGCCGGGAAGACATCTTCTACAACGTCATCTGTAAGAAGTGCCTGCCTGAGCGGGGAATGTGCTCGCGGTGTGACGACAACGTGGACATCTCACCGCGCCACCTGGGCCTGACCCAGCGCCGCGTTGCCGTCCGTAACCTACAAGCCCACACCCAGTACAGCTTCGAGATCCAGGCGGTCAATGGTGTTTCTAACAAGAGCCCCTACTCGCCTCAGTTCTCCGCGGTGAACATCACCACAAATCAGGCTG CTCCATCTGCAGTGCCCACAGTTCACCTGATGGCGGCCACAGCGAGCACCATGAGCCTGTCCTGGCTGCCTCCAGAGAAACCCAACGGAATCATTCTGGATTATGAGATTAAGTACCATGAGAAGGTAAGCGGCAAT GATCAGGGTGAGGCCATTGCCCATACAATGACTGCCCAACGGAGCAACGCCCGCATTGAAGGTCTCAAGGCTGGTACGCCATATGTGGTGCAAGTCCGCGCCCGAACAGTAGCCGGTTACGGCCGTTACAGCAGCCCAGCCGACTTCAGCACCAACCTGCAAA CCGACCCTCCAAAGTCATGGCAGGAGCAGCTGCCACTCATCGTGGGATCAGCCACCGCCACATTGGTCTTCATCATTGCCGTTGTGGTCATTGCTATTGTCTGCCTCAG AAAGCAGAGAAATGGTTCAGAGTCGGAGTACACAGAGAAACTGCAGCAGTACA AATCCCCCATAGTAACACCGGGAATGAAAGTCTACATCGACCCCTTCACCTATGAGGACCCCAATGAGGCCGTGCGCGAGTTTGCCAAGGAGATTGATGTCTCCTGCGTGAAGATCGAGGAGGTCATCGGCGCAG GAGAGTTTGGGGAGGTGTGTCGCGGTCGCCTCAAGTTGCCCGGGCGCCGAGAGATCATCGTAGCCATCAAGACCCTCAAGGTTGGCTACACTGACCGCCAGAGGCGAGACTTCCTGTCTGAGGCTTCCATCATGGGCCAGTTCGACCACCCCAACATTATCCGTCTGGAAGGCGTGGTCACCAAGAGTCGGCCAGTGATGATTGTGACCGAGTTCATGGAGAATGGAGCACTGGACTCTTTCCTAAGG CTCAATGACGGGCAGTTCACAGTGATCCAGCTGGTTGGCATGCTGCGTGGTATCGCAGCAGGCATGAAGTACCTGTCAGACATGAACTACGTACACAGAGACCTGGCTGCCCGTAACATCTTGGTCAACAGTAATCTAGTGTGTAAGGTGTCTGACTTCGGCCTATCTCGCTTCCTCGAGGACGACCCTACAGACCCCACCTACACCAGCTCCCTG GGGGGGAAGATCCCCATTCGCTGGACAGCTCCCGAGGCGATTGCCTACAGGAAGTTCACCTCAGCCAGCGATGTGTGGAGCTACGGCATCGTCATGTGGGAAGTGATGTCGTACGGCGAGCGGCCGTACTGGGACATGAGCAATCAAGAT GTGATAAATGCCGTGGAGCAGGACTATCGACTGCCCCCACCCATGGACTGCCCCACAGCACTGCACCAGCTCATGTTGGACTGCTGGGTGAAAGAGAGGAACCTGCGACCCAAATTCACCCAGATTGTGGCCACGCTGGATAAGCTTATCCGCAATGCTGCCAGCCTCAAGGTGGTCACCAACAGCACACAGTCCACTGG GGTATCCCAGCCCTTGCTTGACCGCTGCGTACCAGACTATACCACTTTCACCACTGTGGGGGACTGGCTGGACGCCATCAAGATGAGCCGCTACCGTGACAACTTCGTCAACGCCGGATTTGCTTCCTTTGACCTGGTGGCCCAGATGACAGCAGA GGACCTGCTGCGGATAGGGGTAACGTTGGCCGGCCATCAGAAGAAGATTCTTGGTAGCATTCAGGACATGAGACTACAGATGAACCAAACACTTCCTGTCCAGGTGTGA
- the LOC125895410 gene encoding ephrin type-B receptor 3-like isoform X7 produces the protein MTMDYFLLLCSLLLPVVSSVEETLMDTKWATTELAWTAHPETGWEEVSGYDDAMNPIRTYQVCNVRELNQNNWLRSDFIPRKDVLRVYVEMKFTVRDCNSIPNIPGSCKETFNLFYYESDSDSATATSPFWMENPYVKVDTIAPDESFSMLESGRVNTKVRSFGPLSKAGFYLAFQDLGACMSLISVRVFYKKCSTTIANFAVFPETATGAEATSLVIAPGTCVPNALEVSVPLKLYCNGDGEWMVPVGACTCSAGFEPAMKDTQCQACSPGTFKSKQGDSFCLPCPANSRASSGASSICSCRNGYYRSDTDSPDSPCTTVPSAPRSVISSVNETSLVLEWSDPRDLGGREDIFYNVICKKCLPERGMCSRCDDNVDISPRHLGLTQRRVAVRNLQAHTQYSFEIQAVNGVSNKSPYSPQFSAVNITTNQAAPSAVPTVHLMAATASTMSLSWLPPEKPNGIILDYEIKYHEKVSGNDQGEAIAHTMTAQRSNARIEGLKAGTPYVVQVRARTVAGYGRYSSPADFSTNLQTDPPKSWQEQLPLIVGSATATLVFIIAVVVIAIVCLRKQRNGSESEYTEKLQQYKSPIVTPGMKVYIDPFTYEDPNEAVREFAKEIDVSCVKIEEVIGAGNPPKLLSYRGKTASHLQAIPLEDFTPSGEFGEVCRGRLKLPGRREIIVAIKTLKVGYTDRQRRDFLSEASIMGQFDHPNIIRLEGVVTKSRPVMIVTEFMENGALDSFLRLNDGQFTVIQLVGMLRGIAAGMKYLSDMNYVHRDLAARNILVNSNLVCKVSDFGLSRFLEDDPTDPTYTSSLGGKIPIRWTAPEAIAYRKFTSASDVWSYGIVMWEVMSYGERPYWDMSNQDVINAVEQDYRLPPPMDCPTALHQLMLDCWVKERNLRPKFTQIVATLDKLIRNAASLKVVTNSTQSTGDLLRIGVTLAGHQKKILGSIQDMRLQMNQTLPVQV, from the exons AGACGCTGATGGACACGAAGTGGGCCACGACAGAATTAGCCTGGACTGCACACCCTGAGACCGGG TGGGAAGAGGTGAGTGGCTATGATGATGCCATGAACCCCATCCGGACGTACCAAGTCTGCAATGTACGTGAGCTCAACCAGAATAACTGGCTACGCAGTGACTTCATCCCTCGAAAGGACGTGCTGCGTGTATATGTGGAGATGAAATTCACAGTGCGCGATTGCAACAGCATTCCCAACATCCCAGGTTCCTGCAAAGAGACCTTCAACCTCTTCTACTATGAGTCTGACTCGGACTCAGCCACAGCCACCAGCCCTTTCTGGATGGAGAACCCTTATGTGAAGGTGGACACTATTGCCCCAGATGAGAGCTTTTCCATGCTTGAGTCTGGGCGGGTAAACACAAAAGTCCGAAGTTTCGGGCCATTGTCCAAAGCCGGGTTCTACTTGGCCTTCCAGGACCTTGGTGCTTGCATGTCGCTCATCTCAGTGAGGGTCTTTTACAAGAAGTGCTCCACCACCATCGCCAACTTTGCCGTTTTCCCGGAGACAGCGACTGGGGCTGAGGCAACCTCTTTGGTCATTGCGCCAGGAACTTGCGTCCCCAATGCCCTGGAGGTGTCCGTGCCATTGAAGCTTTATTGCAACGGAGATGGCGAGTGGATGGTTCCCGTAGGAGCCTGCACCTGCTCAGCTGGTTTTGAACCAGCCATGAAGGATACCCAATGTCAAG CTTGCAGCCCTGGCACCTTCAAGTCTAAACAGGGAGACAGCTTCTGCCTGCCCTGTCCAGCCAACAGCCGTGCCAGCTCAGGGGCATCCAGCATTTGCTCCTGTCGAAATGGTTACTACCGCTCAGACACGGATTCTCCTGATTCCCCCTGTACCA CTGTTCCCTCAGCACCACGCAGTGTCATCTCCAGTGTTAACGAAACCTCGCTTGTACTGGAATGGAGTGACCCTCGTGACTTGGGTGGCCGGGAAGACATCTTCTACAACGTCATCTGTAAGAAGTGCCTGCCTGAGCGGGGAATGTGCTCGCGGTGTGACGACAACGTGGACATCTCACCGCGCCACCTGGGCCTGACCCAGCGCCGCGTTGCCGTCCGTAACCTACAAGCCCACACCCAGTACAGCTTCGAGATCCAGGCGGTCAATGGTGTTTCTAACAAGAGCCCCTACTCGCCTCAGTTCTCCGCGGTGAACATCACCACAAATCAGGCTG CTCCATCTGCAGTGCCCACAGTTCACCTGATGGCGGCCACAGCGAGCACCATGAGCCTGTCCTGGCTGCCTCCAGAGAAACCCAACGGAATCATTCTGGATTATGAGATTAAGTACCATGAGAAGGTAAGCGGCAAT GATCAGGGTGAGGCCATTGCCCATACAATGACTGCCCAACGGAGCAACGCCCGCATTGAAGGTCTCAAGGCTGGTACGCCATATGTGGTGCAAGTCCGCGCCCGAACAGTAGCCGGTTACGGCCGTTACAGCAGCCCAGCCGACTTCAGCACCAACCTGCAAA CCGACCCTCCAAAGTCATGGCAGGAGCAGCTGCCACTCATCGTGGGATCAGCCACCGCCACATTGGTCTTCATCATTGCCGTTGTGGTCATTGCTATTGTCTGCCTCAG AAAGCAGAGAAATGGTTCAGAGTCGGAGTACACAGAGAAACTGCAGCAGTACA AATCCCCCATAGTAACACCGGGAATGAAAGTCTACATCGACCCCTTCACCTATGAGGACCCCAATGAGGCCGTGCGCGAGTTTGCCAAGGAGATTGATGTCTCCTGCGTGAAGATCGAGGAGGTCATCGGCGCAGGTAACCCACCAAAGCTCCTGAGCTACAGGGGGAAGACTGCTAGTCACCTCCAGGCCATACCGTTAGAGGACTTCACACCAAGCG GAGAGTTTGGGGAGGTGTGTCGCGGTCGCCTCAAGTTGCCCGGGCGCCGAGAGATCATCGTAGCCATCAAGACCCTCAAGGTTGGCTACACTGACCGCCAGAGGCGAGACTTCCTGTCTGAGGCTTCCATCATGGGCCAGTTCGACCACCCCAACATTATCCGTCTGGAAGGCGTGGTCACCAAGAGTCGGCCAGTGATGATTGTGACCGAGTTCATGGAGAATGGAGCACTGGACTCTTTCCTAAGG CTCAATGACGGGCAGTTCACAGTGATCCAGCTGGTTGGCATGCTGCGTGGTATCGCAGCAGGCATGAAGTACCTGTCAGACATGAACTACGTACACAGAGACCTGGCTGCCCGTAACATCTTGGTCAACAGTAATCTAGTGTGTAAGGTGTCTGACTTCGGCCTATCTCGCTTCCTCGAGGACGACCCTACAGACCCCACCTACACCAGCTCCCTG GGGGGGAAGATCCCCATTCGCTGGACAGCTCCCGAGGCGATTGCCTACAGGAAGTTCACCTCAGCCAGCGATGTGTGGAGCTACGGCATCGTCATGTGGGAAGTGATGTCGTACGGCGAGCGGCCGTACTGGGACATGAGCAATCAAGAT GTGATAAATGCCGTGGAGCAGGACTATCGACTGCCCCCACCCATGGACTGCCCCACAGCACTGCACCAGCTCATGTTGGACTGCTGGGTGAAAGAGAGGAACCTGCGACCCAAATTCACCCAGATTGTGGCCACGCTGGATAAGCTTATCCGCAATGCTGCCAGCCTCAAGGTGGTCACCAACAGCACACAGTCCACTGG GGACCTGCTGCGGATAGGGGTAACGTTGGCCGGCCATCAGAAGAAGATTCTTGGTAGCATTCAGGACATGAGACTACAGATGAACCAAACACTTCCTGTCCAGGTGTGA